The DNA sequence ACCCAGTTTGGAATGCAGTTCCCGGGTTGAGCCCGGGGATTTCACATCCCACTTAAGTTTCCACCTACGCATCCTTTACGCCCAGTAAATCCGGACAACGCTCGCCACCTACGTATTACCGCGGCTGCTGGCACGTAGTTAGCCGTGGCTTGTTTTTTGGGTACCGTCATTATCGTCCCCAATCAAAGAACTTTACGACCCGAAGGCCTTCATCATTCACGCGGCGTTGCTGCATCAGGGTTTCCCCCATTGTGCAATATTCCCCACTGCTGCCTCCCGTAGGAGTCTGGACCGTGTCTCAGTTCCAATGTGGCCGATCACCCTCTCAGGTCGGCTACGCATCGTCGCCTTGGTGAGCCGTTACCTCTCCAACTAGCTAATGCGCCGCGGGCCCATCTCAAAGCGGATTTCTCCTTTGATACGCTCATAATGCTAAATGCGTATATTATGCGGTATTAATCTTCCTTTCGGAAGGCTATTCCCCTCTCTGAGGCAGGTTACCCACGTGTTACTCACCCGTCCGCCGCTAGGTGTATACACCTCGCTCGACTTGCATGTGTTAGGCACGCCGCCAGCGTTCGTCCTGAGCCAGGATCAAACTCTCATGTTAAAAAGTTTGAACTAGCTTTTAGTCGATTTTTTAGTCTTGTCTGACTACTCAAAATGAATTGCTGGTTTGTTTTACCTTGTATTCTGTTTAATTTTCAAAGAACAGTTTGTTTTGTTTCGTTTCGTTGCCGCTTTAGGCGACTTCTATATCTTACCAAGCCCGCCGTTGAGTGTCAACACCTTTTTCAAAGTTTTTTTCAGGATCTTATTTTCTTCCCTGCCTTGCCACTCCCCGTTTCTTTCTCAAGAACAGGACCGAAGTCAACTATATCAGCTGGGTTGCGGAAAGGCAACTGCTATTTTAAAATAACGATCCGCTTTCAGGAACTCATTTAATTCTAATGCAAATACTCCATTTTTCCTATACTTATCCGAAATCTCCTAGCAATCTCTCAGGACAGCATCATCTGTCAATATCCAGGTTACTCTGCACGTACTCGCTCTGAATCCAGTATTATCTCGATTCAAGATTAATTATTACATTGATCCCCAATAAGACTTAGTCACAATGCATAAGTTCAATAGCCTCATTTCGTCTCACCAGTCAGGATGGAGCGTCAGGAAATCGTAAAAATCAGATAAAATACCGCTCATCCCACCTTGCTGGTCCTGATCATACATTCGCCTGATTGCAAATTATTTTCTCCAAGCACAAAAATCAAAAGTGAGCTGCACTTTCACTGACCTCAGACTCTCATCAGTGAGCAAGCAAAGTCTTTAATCATTTGATTGTACGTGATACCAGCTGAAGGACGCGGACAATTATTTTGCTAGTCAATATGAAATATCATCGTTATGTTACCCGGCTCAGGGATCACAGAGTTAGAATAGTAGTAAGCAACTTCGATCATTCTACGCTTCAATCAATGATCCAAAACCCTGACAATTATTAATTATCTATCCGAAAGTGAGGTGAACTTTGTGATCAGATCCTCTGCCGTCATTCGCCGCACTATGCTTGTATTAAGTTCTGTTTTCTTGCTATGTTTGAGCGGTTGTTCCCCATCAGTTCCTCAAGGGTTCTCAATCAACCTGACAAAAAATAAAATTCCGCCGGATCAGATGGAAGCTTTAAGCTATGTCGAGCCGGATGATCCTCCGCTAATATCTCAGAATGACATCACCGCCTATGACGCTCAGACTCATGCAATTGAACTGACCGCTTCCGCATTCTCCCGCGTGAATCAAATGGTCAATCCCGTCAATGGAACTTCCTTTCTGGTCTGTGTCGATGCTTCACCCGTCTATTGGGGTGCACTGTGGTCACCATACTCATCCCTGTCCTTCAGCGGCGTAGTGATTCAGATCCCACCCGTCGCCGAGAAACCAAACACGATCAGACTCGAACTGGGTTATCCCAGTCCATCCGTTTATCAGGGGCAGGATCCCAGGGACAACGGAACGGTCCTTGAGGCCTTGGACAAAGACGGCAAATTGATCAATAAGCCTTGACCAACCTGTGATTGCTTATATGACAAAGGCAGTATGCTGAGATGACCAGTAATCGAATCAACCGCAAACTGCCTCACTATTCCAGATTACATTCCAGGATTCTTTCCACCATACGTTCTCTCTCATAGTGTCAACAATCCCGGCTCTCCCGTTCTCGTCCTGTTTCTGCCCCAATGCGAACAGTCACCGGATATCGTTTGTTGGAGTGCTCAAGCTTGTGTCAGCGTAAAGACAGTTGCGACTGCAAACATGTGGTACCGGTGAGCTCTCCAAGTATCATTGGTACAGCTTGCTTTGGTGGTTCCGGCTGCATCAACAAGCTCTGTCACATCCCCTGGAGGTTTCGTGAGGAACTCACTCCTAGTATAATCATGGAGAAAGACGCAATATTGCCATTACAAGATGTAATGGATGGACAATCCAATGTTGAATAAATGATAAATTCTGACCAGTTCTGCCCGGTGATCGGACGGATAACATGCCAGGGTCAGTTTTTTCATCGAAAACGTCGCTGGGTTTCATTCCAAACGAACTCAGTACATCTATTTTATGTCTCAACGTTCATAAAAATCGTGTCGATGTGATTCGAATGCCTCTGGAACCGGATTCTGGCGATCAGCTGCCAACAGCATCATCTGTCAACGTCTGAAATCAGTCAACGTCTCACGTTTCGACAACCAGGGGATCAAACCTGGTTTTTGAGATCCTGGTCTATAGCAATAGAAAGATTCAGATTTTCAGAATGCCTGCAGTGTTTTCCATAACCCATTATATTCTGAAAGAAAAGCAAAAGTAGATGAAAAAGTTTAAACCAACAAAGCGGCTAACGCCGCCTGTCGTACCTCGCGTGTTTATTCAGGCTCTGGTATTAATCAGAGCCCCTCTTATATTGAAATACTTTCCCGAATTTGCTTGTATATTTCTCGGGGCGCATCAGCCCGCCACAGGACTCGCAGTCAAATTGCGGGGGTTCGTTAATATTGCTTTGGTCCATTTCATCAAATGTTTTAACAACACTTAATGGAATTTCTTCCACTGCCCCACAACTAGTGCATATATACCGGACGATCGGTTGATTGCTCGCCTGCTTTCTGTGATTCGCACCTTGTGTTTTCTTCTTTCGTTTCTTGCTAACCGGCATTTCGTCCTTCCCACCTGTACCTTTCCTGATTTCTTCTTTTCTCAGGTACCACTATATCACTCTTTTTCATGAGTGCACCACATTCGCATTTCAATGGATTTTTATCATATTCGAGCATCATACGAAACTGCCATGTTTTCATTTTCTTTAATCTTGCGTATTTTTCTTTGGATATCAGTCTGCGTTCGATTCGTCTGGCTCTCAAGTTGTTTCTCGAGTAGATTCCATAGTTTCGAATCATCTTAAAGTGAGTATCCGGAATATGAATGATTAACCGTTGGATGAACTCCATGGCACTAATGGATTCCTGAACATTGTGGACAAGTGTATACAGTCCATCCGTTTTCAAAATTGCCGCAATTCAACATCCGTTCCACTTCTTTGTGGACTGATATGCGAATCATTTCGGGGTGCTCAGCAACGAACTGATCCCAGTGTTCCTCGAAAATCTGCTTAATCTTACCCATATAATCACCTGCTAAGTAATTCATAAAACCATTATAATAAGCGGGTTAAGCTTGTTCCACAAAAGTATAATTTTCTACAACATAAAAAAGCACTCTGATAACTCAGAGTGCTTTTTTCAAAACCGGCGTCAACCTACTTTTCCACACAGCTTCCCGTGCAGTATCATCAGCACCGTAAGGCTTAACCATCGTGTTCGGGATGGGAACGGGTGTAGCCCTTACAGTCATAAACACCGGATTGGTTTGAGGTTTTTATTGTTCCCTCAAGACTGCATATAGTTCTTCAAACGTAATTCATCATTTTTAACTTGTTTAAGATCAAGCCCTCGATCGATTAGTATGAGTCAGCTGCATGCATTGCTGCACTTACACCCCTCACCTATCTACCTTGTGTTCTTCAAGGGATCTTACTGGATTACTCCATGGGAAATCTTGTCTCAGGGTGGGCTTCACGCTTAGATGCTTTCAGCGTTTATCCCGTCCCAATATAGCTACCCAGCCATGCCGCTGGCGCGACAACTGGTACACCAGTGATTGGTCCAACCCGGTCCTCTCGTACTAAGGTCAGCTCCCTTCAAATTTCCTACGCCCGCGACGGATAGGGACCGAACTGTCTCACGACGTTCTGAACCCAGCTCGCGTGCCACTTTAATGGGCGAACAGCCCAACCCTTGGGACCTACTTCAGCCCCAGGATGTGACGAGCCGACATCGAGGTGCCAAACCTCCCCGTCGATGTGAACTCTTGGGGGAGATCAGCCTGTTATCCCCGAGGTAGCTTTTATCCGTTGAGCGATGGCCCTCCCACGAGGTACCACCGGATCACTAAGCCCGACTTTCGTCCCTGCTCCACTTGTAGGTGTCGCAGTCAGGCTCCCTTCTGCCTTTACACTCTATGGACGATTTCCGACCGTCCTGAGGGAACCTTTGGGCGCCTCCGTTACTTTTTAGGAGGCGACCGCCCCAGTCAAACTGCCCACCTAGCAATGTCCCGTGACCCGTTTCCTGGTCTCCGGTTAGAATCCCAATATCTACAGGGTGGTATCCCAACGGTGACTCCCCATGACCTGACGACCATGGTTCTTCGTCTCCCACCTATCCTGTACAGTAAATATCGAAACTCAATGCTAAGCTACAGTAAAGCTCTACGGGGTCTTTCCGTCCAATCGCGGGTAGCCAGCATCTTCACTGGCACTACAATTTCGCCGGATTTGTTGTTGAGACA is a window from the Clostridiaceae bacterium HFYG-1003 genome containing:
- a CDS encoding transposase; amino-acid sequence: MKTDGLYTLVHNVQESISAMEFIQRLIIHIPDTHFKMIRNYGIYSRNNLRARRIERRLISKEKYARLKKMKTWQFRMMLEYDKNPLKCECGALMKKSDIVVPEKRRNQERYRWEGRNAG